The proteins below come from a single Streptomyces sp. MRC013 genomic window:
- a CDS encoding molybdopterin molybdotransferase MoeA, which translates to MTEPDVDGVDEALALVGRAQTRPAGPPPPGPRDTPWNQARAVAARAGRHTALRTRRVPLHEALGRVLAAPLTALTDLPPFDTSAMDGWAVAGPGPWEVRTDDSVLAGRGGIPVLPDGVAVRIATGARVPADTTAVIRSEHARAEAARGDRSGTGPGGHLHARYEVVPGQDIRPRGQECRRGDELLPAATVVTPAALGLAAAAGYDELATVEPPRTEVLVLGDELLASGIPRDGLIRDVLGPMLGPWLRSLGAEIVAVRRVGDDEEALHEAVAGTSADLVVTTGGTAAGPVDHVRPVLLKTGAELLVDGVRVRPGHPMLLARLAASRYLVGLPGNPLAAVSALLTLAEPLLCGLSGRVALEPLWAPVRDEARGHPRDTRLVPVAFRAGEAVPLRYTGPAMLRGLAAADGLAVVPPGGARPGDELEVLDLPWTASTPTPAQGGRFT; encoded by the coding sequence ATGACCGAGCCGGACGTCGACGGCGTCGACGAAGCCCTCGCCCTGGTCGGCAGAGCGCAGACCCGCCCCGCCGGGCCCCCTCCGCCCGGGCCCCGCGACACGCCGTGGAACCAGGCCCGCGCCGTCGCCGCCCGGGCCGGCCGCCACACGGCCCTCCGCACCCGCCGCGTCCCCCTCCACGAGGCGCTCGGACGGGTCCTCGCCGCGCCGCTGACCGCCCTCACCGACCTGCCGCCGTTCGACACCTCCGCCATGGACGGCTGGGCGGTCGCCGGTCCCGGGCCGTGGGAGGTCCGCACGGACGACTCGGTCCTCGCCGGCCGCGGCGGGATCCCCGTGCTGCCCGACGGCGTCGCGGTGCGCATCGCGACGGGCGCCCGCGTCCCCGCCGACACCACCGCCGTCATCCGCTCCGAACACGCCCGCGCCGAAGCGGCGCGCGGCGACCGCTCCGGCACCGGGCCGGGCGGCCACCTGCACGCGCGGTACGAGGTGGTGCCCGGCCAGGACATCCGCCCGCGCGGCCAGGAGTGCCGCAGGGGCGACGAACTGCTTCCCGCCGCCACGGTCGTCACCCCGGCCGCGCTCGGCCTGGCGGCCGCCGCCGGGTACGACGAGCTGGCCACCGTCGAACCACCCCGCACCGAAGTCCTCGTCCTCGGCGACGAGTTGCTCGCCTCGGGCATCCCGCGCGACGGGCTCATCCGGGACGTGCTCGGGCCCATGCTCGGCCCCTGGCTGCGCTCCCTGGGCGCCGAGATCGTCGCCGTGCGGCGCGTCGGTGACGACGAGGAGGCGCTGCACGAGGCCGTCGCCGGAACGAGCGCCGACCTCGTCGTCACCACCGGGGGCACCGCCGCCGGGCCGGTCGACCACGTCCGCCCCGTCCTGCTCAAGACGGGTGCCGAGCTCCTCGTCGACGGCGTACGGGTGCGGCCGGGGCACCCCATGCTGCTGGCCCGCCTCGCCGCCTCCCGGTACCTCGTCGGCCTGCCCGGCAATCCGCTGGCGGCCGTCTCCGCGCTGCTCACCCTCGCCGAGCCGCTGCTGTGCGGCCTCTCAGGGAGGGTCGCCCTGGAGCCACTCTGGGCACCCGTGCGCGACGAGGCGCGCGGCCACCCCCGCGACACCCGCCTGGTGCCCGTCGCCTTCCGCGCCGGGGAGGCCGTACCCCTCCGCTACACCGGTCCCGCCATGCTGCGCGGGCTCGCCGCCGCCGACGGGCTCGCCGTCGTACCGCCGGGCGGCGCCCGGCCCGGCGACGAACTGGAAGTCCTCGACCTCCCGTGGACGGCGTCCACCCCGACCCCGGCCCAAGGGGGGCGTTTCACGTGA
- the pdhA gene encoding pyruvate dehydrogenase (acetyl-transferring) E1 component subunit alpha produces the protein MTVQELPGAASYRPGPPPAWKPRTDPAPLLPDPEPYRVLGTDAAADFAPDVLRRLYAELVRGRRYNTQATALTKQGRLAVYPSSTGQEACEVAAALVLEERDWLFPSYRDTLAAVARGLDPVEALTLLRGDWHTGYDPRECRIAPLCTPLATQLPHAVGLAHAARLKGDDVVALAMIGDGGTSEGDFHEALNFAAVWQTPVVFLVQNNGFAISVPLHKQTAAPSLAHKAVGYGMPGRLVDGNDAAAVHQVLSEAVARARRGGGPTLVEAVTYRLDAHTNADDATRYRGDAEVEAWRRHDPVELLERELTERGLIDEEGIREAAEEAETMAARLRERMNADARLDPVDLFTHVYAEQTAQLREQAAQLRAELDAEAEGDDR, from the coding sequence ATGACGGTCCAAGAGCTGCCCGGCGCGGCCTCTTACCGTCCCGGTCCGCCGCCGGCGTGGAAGCCGCGCACGGACCCCGCGCCGCTGCTCCCGGACCCCGAGCCGTACCGGGTGCTGGGCACGGACGCCGCCGCCGACTTCGCGCCCGACGTCCTGCGCCGGCTCTACGCCGAGCTGGTGCGCGGCCGCCGGTACAACACGCAGGCGACCGCGCTCACCAAGCAGGGACGGCTGGCCGTGTACCCGTCCAGCACGGGTCAGGAGGCCTGCGAGGTGGCCGCCGCGCTCGTCCTGGAGGAGCGGGACTGGCTGTTCCCGTCGTACCGGGACACCCTGGCCGCCGTGGCGCGCGGACTGGACCCCGTCGAGGCGCTGACGCTGCTGCGGGGCGACTGGCACACCGGATACGACCCGCGCGAGTGCCGCATCGCCCCCCTGTGCACCCCGCTCGCCACGCAGCTCCCGCACGCCGTGGGCCTGGCCCACGCCGCACGCCTCAAGGGCGACGACGTCGTGGCGCTGGCCATGATCGGCGACGGCGGCACCAGCGAGGGCGACTTCCACGAGGCGCTGAACTTCGCCGCCGTGTGGCAGACCCCCGTCGTCTTCCTCGTGCAGAACAACGGCTTCGCGATCTCCGTGCCGCTCCACAAGCAGACCGCTGCCCCGTCGCTCGCCCACAAGGCGGTCGGTTACGGCATGCCGGGCCGGCTCGTCGACGGCAACGACGCGGCCGCCGTCCACCAGGTCCTCTCCGAGGCGGTGGCCCGCGCCCGGCGCGGCGGCGGCCCCACGCTCGTCGAGGCCGTGACGTACCGCCTCGACGCCCACACCAACGCCGACGACGCGACCCGGTACCGCGGGGACGCCGAGGTCGAGGCGTGGCGGCGGCACGACCCGGTCGAGCTCCTGGAGCGGGAGCTGACGGAGCGCGGCCTCATCGACGAGGAGGGCATCCGGGAAGCGGCCGAAGAGGCCGAGACGATGGCCGCGCGGCTGCGCGAGCGGATGAACGCCGACGCCCGGCTCGACCCCGTGGACCTGTTCACCCACGTCTACGCGGAGCAGACCGCGCAGCTGAGGGAGCAGGCCGCGCAGCTGCGGGCCGAGCTGGACGCCGAAGCGGAAGGCGACGACCGATGA
- a CDS encoding NTP transferase domain-containing protein, translating to MTRFDAVVLAGGAARRLGGADKPGLSVGGRTLLDRVLHACRDAGRAVVVGGRRPTARPVVWAREEPPGGGPVAALAAGVRHVDADALVVLGGDLPFLDRAAVRHLVGALAASTAEAVLAVDEDGRDQPLVAAYRTEPLRREIALLATEHGPLSGLPLRLLTQELDLARVPARPLAAFDCDTWEDLAAARARIREHGNVLDEWMTTVKAELGIELDVDTTLLLDLARDAAHGVARPAAPLTTFLVGYAAAKAEGDGPQAVAEAARKAAALADRWASEADAG from the coding sequence GTGACCCGATTCGACGCCGTCGTGCTGGCGGGAGGAGCCGCGAGGCGGCTCGGTGGCGCGGACAAGCCCGGCCTGAGCGTCGGTGGACGCACCCTGCTCGACCGGGTGCTGCACGCCTGCCGCGACGCCGGGCGGGCCGTGGTGGTCGGCGGCCGGCGGCCGACCGCCCGGCCCGTCGTCTGGGCCCGGGAGGAACCACCGGGGGGCGGACCCGTCGCCGCCCTGGCCGCCGGGGTGCGGCACGTCGACGCCGACGCGCTCGTCGTCCTCGGTGGCGACCTTCCGTTCCTGGACCGCGCGGCCGTACGGCACCTCGTCGGCGCTCTCGCCGCGTCGACCGCCGAGGCCGTCCTGGCCGTCGACGAGGACGGCCGCGACCAGCCCCTCGTCGCCGCCTACCGAACCGAACCGCTGCGCCGCGAGATCGCCCTCCTCGCCACCGAGCACGGTCCCCTCTCCGGGTTGCCCCTGCGTCTGCTGACACAGGAACTGGACCTCGCCCGGGTTCCCGCCCGGCCGCTCGCCGCCTTCGACTGCGACACCTGGGAAGATCTCGCCGCGGCCCGGGCCCGCATCAGGGAGCATGGGAACGTGCTGGACGAATGGATGACCACGGTCAAGGCCGAGCTCGGCATCGAACTCGACGTCGACACCACCCTGCTGCTCGACCTGGCCCGCGACGCCGCCCACGGCGTCGCCCGGCCCGCCGCGCCGCTCACCACCTTCCTCGTGGGGTACGCGGCGGCCAAGGCGGAGGGCGACGGACCGCAGGCCGTGGCGGAGGCGGCCCGGAAGGCGGCCGCGCTGGCGGACCGCTGGGCGAGCGAGGCCGACGCGGGATGA
- a CDS encoding potassium channel family protein: protein MKHPSREARASQEEDQLATGRISLPRRIVEHPLRQVGQRLALALLVLLVTVLIVVADRSGYKDNVDGQVGLLDAVYYATVTLSTTGYGDIVPASDAARLVNVLVVTPLRVLFLIILVGTTLEVLAERTREEWRQKRWRLALRDHTVVVGFGTKGRSALETLMATGLKKQQVVVVDPSSKVIEMVNAEGLTGVVGDGTRSDVLLRAEAQRARQIIVATQRDDTAVLVTLTARQLNRGVKIIAAVREEENAPLLRQSGADAVITSASAAGRLLGLSVLSPSAGTVLEDLIHQGTGLDIVERPVTRAEAGRSVRDTEDLVVSVLRGHRLIGYDDPEASPLQLTDRVIAIKRSKGANGVAAPLKGAAWNGSSTATPAE, encoded by the coding sequence GTGAAACATCCCAGCAGGGAAGCCCGCGCTAGCCAGGAGGAGGACCAGCTGGCCACCGGCCGGATCAGTCTGCCGAGGAGGATCGTCGAGCATCCGCTGAGGCAGGTGGGCCAGCGGCTGGCCCTCGCCCTGCTCGTCCTGCTCGTGACGGTCCTGATCGTCGTGGCCGACCGCAGCGGGTACAAGGACAACGTCGACGGGCAGGTCGGTCTGCTCGACGCCGTCTACTACGCCACGGTGACGCTCTCGACGACCGGGTACGGCGACATCGTGCCGGCGAGCGACGCCGCCCGGCTGGTCAACGTGCTGGTCGTGACCCCGCTGCGCGTGCTCTTCCTGATCATCCTGGTCGGCACCACCCTGGAGGTACTGGCCGAGCGCACCCGTGAGGAGTGGCGCCAGAAGCGTTGGAGGTTGGCCTTGCGAGACCACACGGTCGTCGTCGGATTCGGTACGAAGGGGCGCTCCGCGCTGGAGACCCTGATGGCCACGGGGCTGAAGAAGCAGCAGGTCGTGGTGGTCGACCCGAGCAGCAAAGTGATCGAAATGGTCAACGCGGAGGGGTTGACCGGCGTCGTCGGCGACGGCACCCGCAGCGATGTGCTCCTCCGTGCCGAGGCCCAGAGGGCCCGCCAGATCATCGTCGCCACCCAGCGGGACGACACCGCCGTCCTCGTCACCCTCACGGCACGTCAGCTCAACAGGGGCGTCAAGATCATCGCCGCGGTGCGTGAGGAGGAGAACGCCCCGCTGCTGCGCCAGTCCGGGGCGGACGCCGTCATCACCAGCGCCAGCGCCGCGGGACGGCTGCTCGGTCTGTCCGTGCTGAGTCCCAGCGCGGGAACGGTGCTGGAGGACCTGATCCACCAGGGCACCGGCCTCGACATCGTCGAGCGGCCGGTGACCAGGGCGGAGGCCGGCCGGAGCGTCCGGGACACCGAGGACCTGGTGGTGAGCGTACTGCGCGGCCACCGTCTGATCGGCTATGACGATCCGGAGGCCAGTCCGCTCCAGCTGACCGACCGGGTCATCGCGATCAAACGGTCGAAGGGGGCCAACGGCGTGGCGGCCCCGCTGAAGGGCGCGGCGTGGAACGGCTCCTCGACGGCCACACCGGCGGAGTAG
- a CDS encoding TetR/AcrR family transcriptional regulator, which yields MTTVRRDTYTPETLLSVAVRVFNERGYDGTSMEHLSRAAGISKSSIYHHVAGKEELLRRAVSRALDGLFAVLDEGPATRGRAVERVEYVTRRTVEVLVDELPYVTLLLRVRGNTRTERWALERRREFDHRIADLMKAAAADGDLRSDMDIKIATRLLFGMVNSLVEWYRPQPGDGAGRRQVADTLVRMAFEGLRTGH from the coding sequence ATGACGACCGTCAGGCGCGACACCTACACCCCCGAGACCCTCCTCTCGGTCGCCGTCCGGGTCTTCAACGAGCGCGGTTACGACGGCACGTCCATGGAGCACCTCTCCCGGGCAGCCGGGATCTCCAAGTCCTCGATCTACCACCACGTCGCCGGCAAGGAGGAGTTGCTGCGGCGGGCGGTCAGCCGTGCCCTGGACGGGCTGTTCGCCGTGCTCGACGAGGGGCCCGCCACCCGCGGCCGGGCCGTCGAGCGGGTCGAGTACGTCACCCGGCGCACGGTCGAGGTGCTGGTCGACGAACTGCCGTACGTGACGCTGCTGCTACGGGTGCGCGGCAACACCCGGACCGAGCGCTGGGCCCTGGAGCGGCGCCGCGAGTTCGACCACCGCATAGCCGATCTGATGAAGGCGGCCGCGGCGGACGGGGACCTCCGCTCCGACATGGACATAAAGATCGCGACCAGGCTGCTGTTCGGCATGGTGAACTCGCTCGTCGAGTGGTACCGCCCGCAGCCCGGCGACGGGGCCGGCCGCCGGCAGGTGGCGGACACGCTGGTCCGCATGGCCTTCGAGGGCCTGCGCACCGGCCACTGA
- a CDS encoding NAD(P)H-quinone oxidoreductase codes for MRAITIPEPGGPEVLVWTEVPDPVPGEGEVLVDVVAGAVNRADLLQRRGFYDPPPGASPYPGLECSGRIAALGPGVSGWTVGDEVCALLAGGGYAERVAVPVGQLLPVPKGLDPVTAAALPEVTATVWSNVFMAARLRPGETLLVHGGASGIGTMAIQLGKAVGARVAVTAGGPEKLARCAELGADILIDYRTQDFVDELRRATDGAGADVILDIMGAKYLEPNVRALAVNGRLAVIGLQGGVKGELNLGALLAKRAAVTATSLRQRPPEEKAAIVAAVREHVWPLVEAGTVRPVVHRTLPLAKAAEAHRVLEDGAHVGKVLLIRDADA; via the coding sequence ATGCGTGCGATCACGATTCCCGAACCCGGCGGCCCCGAGGTGCTCGTCTGGACCGAGGTGCCCGACCCCGTCCCCGGAGAGGGCGAGGTCCTCGTCGACGTGGTGGCCGGAGCCGTCAACCGCGCCGACCTGCTCCAGCGGCGGGGCTTCTACGACCCTCCGCCGGGCGCGTCCCCGTACCCCGGCCTCGAGTGCTCGGGGCGGATCGCCGCGCTGGGGCCCGGCGTCTCCGGCTGGACCGTCGGCGACGAGGTGTGCGCGCTGCTCGCGGGCGGCGGGTACGCCGAGAGGGTGGCCGTCCCGGTCGGCCAGCTGCTTCCGGTGCCGAAGGGCCTCGACCCGGTGACGGCGGCGGCGCTGCCGGAGGTCACCGCGACCGTCTGGTCGAACGTCTTCATGGCGGCCCGCCTGCGGCCCGGCGAGACCCTGCTGGTGCATGGCGGTGCCAGCGGCATCGGGACGATGGCGATCCAGCTCGGCAAGGCGGTCGGCGCCCGGGTCGCGGTGACCGCCGGCGGTCCGGAGAAGCTGGCCCGCTGCGCCGAGCTGGGCGCGGACATCCTGATCGACTACCGTACCCAGGACTTCGTCGACGAACTGCGCCGGGCCACGGACGGAGCGGGTGCGGACGTCATCCTCGACATCATGGGCGCCAAGTATCTGGAGCCGAACGTCAGGGCGCTCGCGGTGAACGGCCGACTCGCCGTCATCGGCCTCCAGGGCGGCGTCAAGGGCGAGTTGAACCTCGGGGCGCTGCTCGCCAAGCGGGCCGCCGTGACGGCGACCTCGCTGCGCCAGCGGCCGCCGGAGGAGAAGGCGGCCATCGTCGCCGCCGTACGGGAGCACGTCTGGCCGCTCGTCGAGGCGGGCACGGTCCGCCCCGTCGTGCACCGCACGCTTCCGCTGGCGAAGGCGGCGGAGGCCCACCGGGTGCTGGAGGACGGCGCCCACGTCGGCAAGGTGCTGCTGATCAGGGACGCGGACGCCTGA
- a CDS encoding alpha-ketoacid dehydrogenase subunit beta has product MTTVAAKRAAKPATMAQALQRAMRDAMAEDPTVYVMGEDVGTLGGVFRVTDGLAEEFGEDRCADTPLAEAGILGTAVGMAMYGLRPVVEMQFDAFAYPAFEQLLSHVAKMRNRTRGAMPMPLVVRVPYGGGIGGVEHHSDSSEVYYMATPGLHVVTPATVEDAYGLLRAAIASDDPVVFLEPKRLYWSKSDWSPESPAAVEPIGRAVVRRSGRSATLITYGPSVPVCLEAAEAAQAEGWDLEVVDLRSLVPFDDETVCASVRRTGRAIVVHEATGFAGPGAEIAARVTERCFHHLEAPVLRVAGFDIPYPPPMLERHHLPGVDRVLDAVARLQWEAAS; this is encoded by the coding sequence ATGACCACCGTGGCAGCCAAGCGGGCGGCCAAGCCCGCCACCATGGCGCAGGCCCTCCAGCGGGCCATGCGCGACGCGATGGCCGAGGACCCGACGGTGTACGTCATGGGCGAGGACGTCGGCACGCTGGGCGGCGTCTTCCGCGTCACCGACGGACTCGCCGAGGAGTTCGGCGAGGACCGCTGCGCGGACACGCCGCTCGCCGAGGCCGGCATCCTCGGCACGGCCGTCGGCATGGCGATGTACGGGCTGCGGCCGGTCGTCGAAATGCAGTTCGACGCCTTCGCCTACCCCGCCTTCGAGCAGCTCCTCAGCCATGTCGCCAAGATGCGGAACCGCACGCGCGGCGCGATGCCGATGCCGCTGGTCGTCCGCGTCCCGTACGGCGGCGGGATCGGCGGTGTCGAGCACCACAGCGACTCCTCCGAGGTGTACTACATGGCGACCCCGGGGCTCCACGTCGTCACCCCCGCGACGGTCGAGGACGCCTACGGACTGCTCCGCGCCGCCATCGCCTCCGACGACCCGGTCGTCTTCCTGGAGCCGAAGCGGCTGTACTGGTCGAAGTCCGACTGGTCGCCCGAGAGCCCGGCCGCGGTGGAGCCGATCGGCCGCGCCGTGGTGCGCCGCAGCGGCCGCAGCGCCACGCTGATCACGTACGGCCCGTCCGTACCGGTCTGCCTGGAGGCGGCCGAGGCGGCACAGGCGGAGGGCTGGGACCTGGAGGTCGTGGACCTGCGCTCGCTGGTGCCGTTCGACGACGAGACCGTCTGCGCGTCGGTGCGGCGCACGGGACGCGCGATCGTCGTGCACGAGGCCACCGGCTTCGCCGGGCCGGGTGCGGAGATCGCCGCCCGGGTCACCGAGCGGTGCTTCCACCACCTGGAGGCCCCGGTGCTGCGGGTGGCCGGGTTCGACATCCCGTACCCGCCGCCCATGCTGGAGCGGCATCACCTGCCGGGTGTGGACCGGGTCCTGGACGCGGTCGCCCGGCTCCAGTGGGAGGCGGCGAGCTGA
- a CDS encoding bacterial proteasome activator family protein, giving the protein MEMPRNERSQETPQVLIVGQDGMALGGGGEGDDEARETPVTEMVEQPAKVMRIGSMIKQLLEEVRAAPLDEASRVRLKEIHHSSVKELEEGLAPELVAELERLSLPFTDEAIPSEAELRIAQAQLVGWLEGLFHGIQTALFAQQMAARAQLEQMRRALPPGMAVSQDDEGHGRARSGGPYL; this is encoded by the coding sequence ATGGAGATGCCGAGGAATGAACGGTCGCAGGAGACTCCGCAGGTCCTCATCGTCGGGCAGGACGGTATGGCGCTCGGCGGGGGCGGCGAGGGTGACGACGAGGCGCGCGAGACCCCGGTGACGGAGATGGTCGAGCAGCCGGCCAAGGTCATGCGGATCGGCAGCATGATCAAGCAGCTGCTGGAGGAGGTGCGGGCGGCCCCCCTCGACGAGGCCAGCCGTGTCCGGTTGAAGGAGATCCACCACAGTTCGGTGAAGGAGCTGGAGGAGGGGCTGGCTCCGGAGCTCGTCGCGGAACTGGAGCGGCTGTCCCTCCCGTTCACCGACGAGGCGATCCCGTCCGAGGCGGAACTGCGGATCGCCCAGGCCCAGTTGGTCGGCTGGCTGGAGGGCCTCTTCCACGGCATCCAGACGGCGCTGTTCGCCCAGCAGATGGCGGCCCGCGCCCAGTTGGAGCAGATGCGTCGGGCCCTTCCCCCGGGCATGGCCGTGTCGCAGGACGACGAGGGGCACGGCCGCGCCCGGTCGGGCGGCCCCTACCTGTGA
- a CDS encoding 3-hydroxyacyl-CoA dehydrogenase family protein — MYEEQGADPATIDAVLRESGGFRMGAFELTDLIGHDVNEAVTTSVWEAFFQDPRFRPSLAQRRLVEAGMLGRKSGRGWYAYDEGGAHRPEPHTAEPADPPAYVVAEGDLAPCGELLDMIREAGIPLREEEEDRGTRLELPSGGQLAPADGQTSVEFRDVVYFDLALDYREATRIALAAGPDTSRETLDQATGLFQALGKKVSVIGDVPGMIVARTVARLIDLAHDAVAKGVATEEDVDTAMRLGVNYPLGPIEWSRRLGRNWAYGLLEELHQRDPSGRYAPSLALYRHSYADGEGESGR, encoded by the coding sequence GTGTACGAGGAGCAGGGCGCCGATCCGGCCACCATCGACGCGGTCCTGCGCGAGTCCGGCGGCTTCCGCATGGGCGCCTTCGAGCTGACCGACCTCATCGGCCACGACGTCAACGAGGCGGTGACCACGTCGGTCTGGGAGGCGTTCTTCCAGGACCCCCGGTTCCGCCCCTCGCTCGCCCAGCGGCGCCTGGTCGAGGCCGGGATGCTCGGCCGCAAGTCCGGCCGCGGCTGGTACGCCTACGACGAGGGGGGCGCCCACCGCCCCGAGCCGCACACCGCCGAGCCGGCCGACCCGCCCGCGTACGTCGTCGCCGAGGGGGACCTCGCCCCCTGCGGCGAGCTGCTCGACATGATCCGCGAGGCCGGGATACCCCTCCGCGAGGAGGAGGAGGACCGGGGCACGCGCCTGGAGCTGCCCAGCGGGGGCCAGCTGGCGCCGGCCGACGGCCAGACCTCCGTCGAGTTCCGCGACGTCGTCTACTTCGACCTCGCCCTCGACTACCGCGAGGCGACCCGCATCGCGCTCGCCGCCGGCCCGGACACGTCACGGGAGACCCTCGACCAGGCGACCGGCCTCTTCCAGGCACTCGGCAAGAAGGTCAGCGTCATCGGTGACGTACCGGGCATGATCGTCGCCCGGACCGTGGCGCGCCTCATCGACCTCGCGCACGACGCGGTCGCCAAGGGCGTCGCCACCGAGGAGGACGTCGACACCGCGATGCGGCTCGGCGTCAACTACCCGCTCGGTCCGATCGAGTGGAGCCGCAGGCTCGGCAGGAACTGGGCGTACGGCCTCCTGGAGGAGCTCCACCAGCGCGACCCCTCGGGACGGTACGCCCCCTCCCTGGCGCTCTACCGCCACTCCTACGCGGACGGGGAGGGGGAGAGCGGGCGATGA
- a CDS encoding dihydrolipoamide acetyltransferase family protein, with product MTQVLEFRLPDLGEGLTEAEIVRWLVSVGDVVAIDQPVVEVETAKAMVEVPCPYGGVVTARFGEEGEELPVGAPLLTVAVGAAEAPAASGEPRQPDATPEAETVGGCAAPADEGSGNVLVGYGTSAASARRRRVRPAAPIAASAPRAAVPAPAPAAPAEGPVPVVSPLVRKLARERGVDLRRLHGSGPDGLILRADVERASAAAAAPAETAPARPVPTASAAGAAVAERIPLRGVRGAVADKLTRSRQEIPDATCWVDADATELMAARAAMNAAGGPKISLLALMARICTAALARYPELNSRVDLDSREIVRLPEVHLGFAAQTDRGLVVPVVRDAHTRSAEDLTAEFARLTEVARAGTLSPADLTGGTFTLNNYGVFGVDGSTPIINHPEAAMLGVGRIIPKPWVHNGGLAVRQVVQLSLAFDHRVCDGGTAGGFLRYVADCVEHPAVLLRTL from the coding sequence ATGACCCAGGTGCTGGAGTTCAGGTTGCCGGACCTCGGTGAGGGGCTCACCGAGGCCGAGATCGTGCGGTGGCTCGTCTCGGTCGGGGACGTCGTCGCCATCGACCAGCCGGTCGTGGAGGTCGAGACGGCCAAGGCGATGGTGGAGGTCCCCTGCCCGTACGGCGGCGTCGTCACCGCCCGCTTCGGCGAGGAGGGCGAGGAACTGCCGGTCGGCGCTCCGCTGCTGACCGTCGCCGTCGGTGCCGCGGAGGCACCGGCCGCCTCCGGGGAGCCTAGGCAGCCGGATGCGACCCCGGAGGCGGAGACCGTCGGGGGGTGCGCCGCACCCGCCGACGAGGGCTCGGGGAACGTGCTGGTCGGCTACGGCACCAGCGCGGCGTCCGCCCGCAGGCGGCGCGTCCGCCCGGCGGCGCCGATCGCCGCGTCCGCGCCCCGGGCCGCCGTTCCCGCACCGGCGCCCGCCGCGCCTGCGGAGGGACCGGTCCCGGTGGTCTCGCCGCTCGTGCGGAAGCTCGCCCGGGAGCGCGGGGTCGACCTGCGGCGGCTGCACGGTTCCGGCCCGGACGGGCTGATCCTGCGGGCCGACGTCGAACGGGCCTCGGCCGCCGCCGCGGCCCCGGCGGAGACCGCCCCGGCGCGGCCCGTGCCGACCGCCTCCGCCGCGGGGGCGGCCGTCGCCGAGCGGATTCCGCTGCGCGGGGTGCGTGGAGCCGTCGCCGACAAGCTGACCCGCAGCCGCCAGGAGATCCCCGACGCCACCTGCTGGGTCGACGCCGACGCGACGGAACTCATGGCGGCGCGAGCCGCGATGAACGCCGCCGGGGGACCGAAGATCTCCCTACTGGCGCTGATGGCCCGGATCTGCACGGCCGCACTCGCCCGCTACCCGGAGCTGAACTCCCGCGTCGACCTCGACTCCCGTGAGATCGTCCGGCTGCCCGAGGTGCACCTGGGCTTCGCGGCCCAGACCGACCGCGGCCTGGTCGTGCCCGTCGTCCGCGACGCTCACACCCGCTCCGCCGAGGACCTCACGGCGGAGTTCGCCCGCCTCACCGAGGTGGCGCGCGCGGGCACCCTGTCCCCGGCCGACCTGACGGGCGGCACGTTCACGCTGAACAACTACGGCGTGTTCGGCGTCGACGGCTCCACGCCGATCATCAACCACCCCGAGGCGGCGATGCTCGGCGTCGGCCGGATCATTCCGAAGCCGTGGGTGCACAACGGCGGGCTGGCCGTCCGTCAGGTCGTGCAGCTGTCCCTCGCGTTCGACCACCGGGTGTGCGACGGCGGTACGGCGGGCGGCTTCCTACGGTACGTCGCCGACTGCGTCGAGCACCCCGCGGTGCTGCTGCGCACCCTGTAG